The following proteins are encoded in a genomic region of Gossypium hirsutum isolate 1008001.06 chromosome D05, Gossypium_hirsutum_v2.1, whole genome shotgun sequence:
- the LOC107942036 gene encoding serine/threonine-protein kinase MPS1 isoform X2 has protein sequence MDREAKLPLPPPANLVRPIPNQDTSSSTSSSSSPPGFIRDVQAAFKRHRSLGTIQTNGIMPRRMVVPQRAASRNMGAHNDTNKSQDCGSLSHGQLVKNKINAGESQEDAFITPPSITGTTTKTFDENFNPFDVDQDQDKEVDAKKENNPIPLQDVQSQNADGQRKVQFLTGHNAVSQEMEWNTVNQVETSTVVNNESKHSHFQNLESEIVLKSDGGISSLAKRTTIVQDQIHHLRNFLGQPVTQSSVVGSSCATTTSIHSSSVPMLNLTTFCSRTQEEGGSHVAKEPPRDSDVNRQLLNQGDMLQQGFSSKKEMSRMLVDQAAQASTSGNNAQLEVNEFDLSKRQEGSLVTQNELSKDSFPQNDKSIKGQEIAGCVTNIQSQPPLSKDLNSDLKLEPSKAEKQGKVTSSKGAPAPRKRSYDPDLFFKVNGKLYQRLGKIGSGGSSEVHKVISSDCTIYALKKIKLKGRDYASAYGFCQEIEYLNRLKGKNHIINLIDYEVTDKNLLREVMNGCMSNKDGRVKDDGYLYMVLEYGEIDLAHMLSQKWKEMDISNQTIDENWLRFYWQQILQAVNTIHEERIVHSDLKPANFLLVKGSLKLIDFGIAKAIMSDTTNIQRDSQVGTLSYMSPEAFMCNESDANGNTIKCGRPSDIWSLGCILYQMVYGRTPFADYKTFWSKFKVITDPNHEISYEPVSNPWLLDIMKKCLVWDRNKRWRIPVLLQHPFLVPPVPPQPSLAQDQSCQLLELIAKACSNNQDASMLCSRLTRLLKDPMSQVTSESLTSLEQQCKLLSQMSKLCFQLQEHLSQSG, from the exons ATGGACAGGGAGGCTAAGCTTCCGCTCCCACCACCTGCCAATCTGGTCCGCCCGATCCCTAATCAGGACACCTCGTCTTCCACTTCATCATCTTCCTCCCCTCCTGGCTTCATCCGTGATGTCCAAGCTGCCTTCAAGCGCCACCGCTCTCTCG GTACAATTCAGACGAATGGTATAATGCCAAGACGAATGGTGGTTCCCCAGCGCGCAGCTTCTAGAAATATGGGTGCCCATAATGATACTAACAAGTCTCAGGATTGTGGTTCGTTAAGTCATGGTCAGTTAGTCAAGAACAAAATTAATGCTGGGGAGTCTCAAGAAGATGCATTCATTACTCCGCCTTCCATCACGGGAACTACCACCAAAACCTTTGATGAAAATTTCAACCCATTTGATGTGGATCAAGATCAAGACAAGGAGGTTGATGCTAAAAAAGAGAATAATCCGATCCCTTTGCAGGATGTACAATCTCAAAATGCTGATGGTCAGAGAAAGGTTCAGTTTTTAACTGGACACAATGCCGTTTCCCAAG AAATGGAATGGAACACGGTCAATCAAGTAGAAACATCAACAGTTGTCAATAATGAGTCAAAGCACAGCCACTTTCAGAACCTAGAATCTGAAATTGTTCTGAAGTCTGATGGTGGGATCTCTTCGTTGGCGAAAAGAACTACTATTGTACAAGATCAGATACATCATTTAAGAAACTTTTTAGGGCAACCCGTCACTCAATCTTCAGTTGTGGGGTCATCATGTGCTACCACAACATCTATCCATTCTAGTTCAGTTCCAATGCTTAACCTGACAACTTTTTGCTCACGTACCCAAGAAGAAGGAGGTTCTCATGTGGCAAAAGAACCCCCCAGAGATTCTGATGTGAATCGTCAGTTGCTAAATCAAGGAGATATGTTGCAGCAAGGATTTTCTTCAAAGAAGGAAATGAGTAGAATGCTAGTTGATCAGGCAGCTCAGGCTTCTACCTCTGGTAATAATGCCCAACTGGAGGTTAATGAATTTGATTTGTCCAAAAGGCAAGAAGGAAGCTTGGTCACCCAAAATGAACTTTCAAAAGATTCTTTTCCTCAGAATGATAAGTCAATCAAAGGGCAAGAAATTGCAGGTTGTGTCACTAATATACAATCTCAGCCTCCATTGTCGAAAGACTTGAATTCAGATCTAAAGTTAGAGCCTTCTAAAGCAGAGAAGCAAGGGAAGGTTACAAGTAGTAAAGGAGCACCAGCACCTCGTAAACGAAGTTATGACCCTGACTTGTTTTTCAAAGTGAATGGAAAGCTGTATCAAAGGCTTGGGAAGATAGGCAGTGGAGGAAGCAGCGAGGTCCACAAAGTCATTTCATCAGATTGTACAATATACGCGCTCAAGAAAATCAAGCTCAAAGGTCGTGACTATGCTAGTGCATATGGGTTTTGTCAGGAAATTGAATATCTAAACAGGTTGAAGGGAAAGAACCACATTATCAACTTAATAGACTACGAG GTAACAGATAAGAATCTGCTCCGAGAAGTGATGAATGGCTGCATGTCAAATAAAGATGGCAGAGTCAAGGATGATGGCTATCTGTATATGGTACTTGAATATGGAGAAATTGATTTGGCTCACATGCTATCCCAGAAATGGAAGGAAATGGATATTTCCAATCAGACTATAGATGAGAACTGGCTACGATTTTACTGGCAG CAAATACTTCAAGCTGTCAACACTATACATGAGGAACGAATTGTGCACTCCGACTTAAAGCCAGCTAATTTTCTTCTTGTAAAAGGCTCTCTAAAACTTATTGATTTTGGTATTGCCAAAGCCATAATGAGtgatacaaccaatattcaaagGGATTCACAG GTGGGAACCCTGAGTTACATGTCTCCTGAAGCATTCATGTGCAATGAGAGTGATGCAAATGGAAACACCATAAAGTGTGGCCGACCTTCCGATATTTGGTCCCTTGGGTGCATACTTTATCAAATGGTTTATGGGAGGACGCCTTTTGCTGATTACAAGACTTTCTGGTCCAAGTTTAAAGTTATAACTGATCCAAACCATGAGATTTCATATGAACCAGTTTCTAACCCGTGGCTTCTTGATATCATGAAGAAATGTCTTGTATGGGACCGTAACAAGAGGTGGCGGATCCCTGTGCTACTTCAACACCCTTTTCTTGTTCCCCCAGTCCCTCCCCAACCATCTTTGGCTCAAGACCAAAGCTGTCAACTGCTTGAACTTATAGCCAAAGCATGTTCCAACAATCAAGATGCTTCCATGTTATGCTCTCGGCTCACTCGGCTACTTAAAGACCCGATGTCACAGGTAACATCCGAATCACTAACATCGCTAGAACAACAATGCAAGTTGCTATCTCAAATGTCAAAGCTCTGTTTTCAGCTCCAGGAACATCTAAGCCAATCAGGGTAA
- the LOC107942037 gene encoding biotin--protein ligase 2 isoform X1 encodes MLVQSSRFRFLFPPIQKRIPSSLSFSVASSAMDSASPSMLFLCGKSSTESEIAKSLKINDTLNLPNGGKVSALLQSEINTFRFGEDAFNVDLFWNSLSTKRFGRFLIWSPLLPSTHDIVSHNFCELPVGTVCVADTQFKGRGRSKNAWESPRGCLMFSFTLQMEDGKTVPLVQYVVSLAVTEAIKDVCDRNGFPFIDVRIKWPNDLYLNGLKVGGILCTSTYKSKKFNVSSGIGFNVGNEKPTTCLNTVLKELSTTPNEFRREDITAAFFNKFEMLYDIFINQGFQTLEELYYRTWLHSGQRVIVQEKNEDRVVENVVTIQGLTSSGYLLAIGDDNQMCELHPDGNRNLQKKSNRLTIQKISGKAWILEALMPSSKTGFFENTRGYQVIDTAMCYFHSSLF; translated from the exons ATGTTAGTACAAAGCAGCCGCTTCCGCTTCCTTTTCCCTCCCATTCAAAAACGTATTCCCTCAAGCCTTTCTTTCTCCGTCGCCTCCTCAGCCATGGATAGTGCCTCGCCTTCTATGCTGTTTTTATGTGGAAAATCATCAACGGAATCGGAAATTGCCAAATCCTTGAAAATCAACGACACTCTTAATCTCCCGAACGGCGGCAAAGTTTCTGCTCTTTTACAATCGGAGATTAATACTTTCCGATTTGGTGAAGATGCTTTTAATGTCGATTTGTTTTGGAACTCACTCTCAACTAAACGATTCGGTCGGTTCCTTATTTGGTCCCCGCTGTTGCCTTCTACGCATGACATCGTTTCTCA TAATTTTTGTGAGCTTCCAGTGGGTACAGTTTGTGTAGCTGACACTCAGTTTAAAGGGAGag GTCGGTCCAAGAATGCGTGGGAGTCTCCAAGGGGATGCCTTATGTTTTCATTTACATTACAAATGGAAGATGGAAAAACTGTGCCTCTGGTACAATATGTTGTGTCTCTTGCTGTGACGGAGGCTATAAAGGATGTTTGTGATCGAAAT GGCTTCCCCTTTATTGATGTTAGGATCAAGTGGCCGAATGATCTATACTTGAATGGCCTTAAAGTTGGAGGCATTCTCTGCACATCAACATATAAATCAAAGAAGTTCAATGTTAGTTCTG GTATAGGTTTTAATGTTGGTAATGAGAAACCAACAACATGTTTGAATACAGTACTAAAAGAGCTTTCTACTACTCCTAATGAATTTAGAAGAGAAGATATCACGGCTGCCTTCTTTAATAAATTTGAGATGTTgtatgatatttttataaatcaag GATTTCAAACTCTGGAGGAGCTTTACTATAGAACATGGCTTCACAG TGGGCAGAGAGTTATTGTACAGGAAAAGAATGAGGATAGAGTTGTTGAAAACGTGGTCACAATCCAG GGTTTGACGTCCTCAGGTTATTTGTTAGCTATTGGTGACGACAATCAAATGTGTGAGCTTCATCCCGATGGAAACAG GAACTTACAAAAGAAATCAAACAGATTAACTATACAGAAAATAAGCGGCAAAGCATGGATCCTTGAAGCTTTAATGCCTTCCTCTAAAACTGGATTCTTTGAGAACACCAGAGGATACCAAGTAATCGACACTGCTATGTGCTATTTTCATTCCTCATTATTCTAA
- the LOC107942037 gene encoding biotin--protein ligase 2 isoform X3, with protein sequence MLVQSSRFRFLFPPIQKRIPSSLSFSVASSAMDSASPSMLFLCGKSSTESEIAKSLKINDTLNLPNGGKVSALLQSEINTFRFGEDAFNVDLFWNSLSTKRFGRFLIWSPLLPSTHDIVSHNFCELPVGTVCVADTQFKGRGRSKNAWESPRGCLMFSFTLQMEDGKTVPLVQYVVSLAVTEAIKDVCDRNGFPFIDVRIKWPNDLYLNGLKVGGILCTSTYKSKKFNVSSGIGFNVGNEKPTTCLNTVLKELSTTPNEFRREDITAAFFNKFEMLYDIFINQGFQTLEELYYRTWLHSGQRVIVQEKNEDRVVENVVTIQGLTSSGYLLAIGDDNQMCELHPDGNSFDFFKGLVRRKLE encoded by the exons ATGTTAGTACAAAGCAGCCGCTTCCGCTTCCTTTTCCCTCCCATTCAAAAACGTATTCCCTCAAGCCTTTCTTTCTCCGTCGCCTCCTCAGCCATGGATAGTGCCTCGCCTTCTATGCTGTTTTTATGTGGAAAATCATCAACGGAATCGGAAATTGCCAAATCCTTGAAAATCAACGACACTCTTAATCTCCCGAACGGCGGCAAAGTTTCTGCTCTTTTACAATCGGAGATTAATACTTTCCGATTTGGTGAAGATGCTTTTAATGTCGATTTGTTTTGGAACTCACTCTCAACTAAACGATTCGGTCGGTTCCTTATTTGGTCCCCGCTGTTGCCTTCTACGCATGACATCGTTTCTCA TAATTTTTGTGAGCTTCCAGTGGGTACAGTTTGTGTAGCTGACACTCAGTTTAAAGGGAGag GTCGGTCCAAGAATGCGTGGGAGTCTCCAAGGGGATGCCTTATGTTTTCATTTACATTACAAATGGAAGATGGAAAAACTGTGCCTCTGGTACAATATGTTGTGTCTCTTGCTGTGACGGAGGCTATAAAGGATGTTTGTGATCGAAAT GGCTTCCCCTTTATTGATGTTAGGATCAAGTGGCCGAATGATCTATACTTGAATGGCCTTAAAGTTGGAGGCATTCTCTGCACATCAACATATAAATCAAAGAAGTTCAATGTTAGTTCTG GTATAGGTTTTAATGTTGGTAATGAGAAACCAACAACATGTTTGAATACAGTACTAAAAGAGCTTTCTACTACTCCTAATGAATTTAGAAGAGAAGATATCACGGCTGCCTTCTTTAATAAATTTGAGATGTTgtatgatatttttataaatcaag GATTTCAAACTCTGGAGGAGCTTTACTATAGAACATGGCTTCACAG TGGGCAGAGAGTTATTGTACAGGAAAAGAATGAGGATAGAGTTGTTGAAAACGTGGTCACAATCCAG GGTTTGACGTCCTCAGGTTATTTGTTAGCTATTGGTGACGACAATCAAATGTGTGAGCTTCATCCCGATGGAAACAG TTTTGATTTCTTCAAAGGACTGGTCCGAAGAAAACTTGAATGA
- the LOC107942037 gene encoding biotin--protein ligase 2 isoform X2, with protein sequence MLVQSSRFRFLFPPIQKRIPSSLSFSVASSAMDSASPSMLFLCGKSSTESEIAKSLKINDTLNLPNGGKVSALLQSEINTFRFGEDAFNVDLFWNSLSTKRFGRFLIWSPLLPSTHDIVSHNFCELPVGTVCVADTQFKGRGRSKNAWESPRGCLMFSFTLQMEDGKTVPLVQYVVSLAVTEAIKDVCDRNGFPFIDVRIKWPNDLYLNGLKVGGILCTSTYKSKKFNVSSGIGFNVGNEKPTTCLNTVLKELSTTPNEFRREDITAAFFNKFEMLYDIFINQGFQTLEELYYRTWLHSGQRVIVQEKNEDRVVENVVTIQGLTSSGYLLAIGDDNQMCELHPDGNRNLQKKSNRLTIQKISGKAWILEALMPSSKTGFFENTRGYQLYDRVPEFWPAL encoded by the exons ATGTTAGTACAAAGCAGCCGCTTCCGCTTCCTTTTCCCTCCCATTCAAAAACGTATTCCCTCAAGCCTTTCTTTCTCCGTCGCCTCCTCAGCCATGGATAGTGCCTCGCCTTCTATGCTGTTTTTATGTGGAAAATCATCAACGGAATCGGAAATTGCCAAATCCTTGAAAATCAACGACACTCTTAATCTCCCGAACGGCGGCAAAGTTTCTGCTCTTTTACAATCGGAGATTAATACTTTCCGATTTGGTGAAGATGCTTTTAATGTCGATTTGTTTTGGAACTCACTCTCAACTAAACGATTCGGTCGGTTCCTTATTTGGTCCCCGCTGTTGCCTTCTACGCATGACATCGTTTCTCA TAATTTTTGTGAGCTTCCAGTGGGTACAGTTTGTGTAGCTGACACTCAGTTTAAAGGGAGag GTCGGTCCAAGAATGCGTGGGAGTCTCCAAGGGGATGCCTTATGTTTTCATTTACATTACAAATGGAAGATGGAAAAACTGTGCCTCTGGTACAATATGTTGTGTCTCTTGCTGTGACGGAGGCTATAAAGGATGTTTGTGATCGAAAT GGCTTCCCCTTTATTGATGTTAGGATCAAGTGGCCGAATGATCTATACTTGAATGGCCTTAAAGTTGGAGGCATTCTCTGCACATCAACATATAAATCAAAGAAGTTCAATGTTAGTTCTG GTATAGGTTTTAATGTTGGTAATGAGAAACCAACAACATGTTTGAATACAGTACTAAAAGAGCTTTCTACTACTCCTAATGAATTTAGAAGAGAAGATATCACGGCTGCCTTCTTTAATAAATTTGAGATGTTgtatgatatttttataaatcaag GATTTCAAACTCTGGAGGAGCTTTACTATAGAACATGGCTTCACAG TGGGCAGAGAGTTATTGTACAGGAAAAGAATGAGGATAGAGTTGTTGAAAACGTGGTCACAATCCAG GGTTTGACGTCCTCAGGTTATTTGTTAGCTATTGGTGACGACAATCAAATGTGTGAGCTTCATCCCGATGGAAACAG GAACTTACAAAAGAAATCAAACAGATTAACTATACAGAAAATAAGCGGCAAAGCATGGATCCTTGAAGCTTTAATGCCTTCCTCTAAAACTGGATTCTTTGAGAACACCAGAGGATACCAA TTATATGATAGGGTCCCTGAATTCTGGCCTGCCCTATAA
- the LOC107942036 gene encoding serine/threonine-protein kinase MPS1 isoform X1 — MDREAKLPLPPPANLVRPIPNQDTSSSTSSSSSPPGFIRDVQAAFKRHRSLGTIQTNGIMPRRMVVPQRAASRNMGAHNDTNKSQDCGSLSHGQLVKNKINAGESQEDAFITPPSITGTTTKTFDENFNPFDVDQDQDKEVDAKKENNPIPLQDVQSQNADGQRKVQFLTGHNAVSQGADDGMATGLENLSSHMGSLALTEMEWNTVNQVETSTVVNNESKHSHFQNLESEIVLKSDGGISSLAKRTTIVQDQIHHLRNFLGQPVTQSSVVGSSCATTTSIHSSSVPMLNLTTFCSRTQEEGGSHVAKEPPRDSDVNRQLLNQGDMLQQGFSSKKEMSRMLVDQAAQASTSGNNAQLEVNEFDLSKRQEGSLVTQNELSKDSFPQNDKSIKGQEIAGCVTNIQSQPPLSKDLNSDLKLEPSKAEKQGKVTSSKGAPAPRKRSYDPDLFFKVNGKLYQRLGKIGSGGSSEVHKVISSDCTIYALKKIKLKGRDYASAYGFCQEIEYLNRLKGKNHIINLIDYEVTDKNLLREVMNGCMSNKDGRVKDDGYLYMVLEYGEIDLAHMLSQKWKEMDISNQTIDENWLRFYWQQILQAVNTIHEERIVHSDLKPANFLLVKGSLKLIDFGIAKAIMSDTTNIQRDSQVGTLSYMSPEAFMCNESDANGNTIKCGRPSDIWSLGCILYQMVYGRTPFADYKTFWSKFKVITDPNHEISYEPVSNPWLLDIMKKCLVWDRNKRWRIPVLLQHPFLVPPVPPQPSLAQDQSCQLLELIAKACSNNQDASMLCSRLTRLLKDPMSQVTSESLTSLEQQCKLLSQMSKLCFQLQEHLSQSG, encoded by the exons ATGGACAGGGAGGCTAAGCTTCCGCTCCCACCACCTGCCAATCTGGTCCGCCCGATCCCTAATCAGGACACCTCGTCTTCCACTTCATCATCTTCCTCCCCTCCTGGCTTCATCCGTGATGTCCAAGCTGCCTTCAAGCGCCACCGCTCTCTCG GTACAATTCAGACGAATGGTATAATGCCAAGACGAATGGTGGTTCCCCAGCGCGCAGCTTCTAGAAATATGGGTGCCCATAATGATACTAACAAGTCTCAGGATTGTGGTTCGTTAAGTCATGGTCAGTTAGTCAAGAACAAAATTAATGCTGGGGAGTCTCAAGAAGATGCATTCATTACTCCGCCTTCCATCACGGGAACTACCACCAAAACCTTTGATGAAAATTTCAACCCATTTGATGTGGATCAAGATCAAGACAAGGAGGTTGATGCTAAAAAAGAGAATAATCCGATCCCTTTGCAGGATGTACAATCTCAAAATGCTGATGGTCAGAGAAAGGTTCAGTTTTTAACTGGACACAATGCCGTTTCCCAAG GGGCCGATGATGGAATGGCCACTGGATTGGAGAATTTATCATCTCATATGGGTTCACTTGCCTTGACAGAAATGGAATGGAACACGGTCAATCAAGTAGAAACATCAACAGTTGTCAATAATGAGTCAAAGCACAGCCACTTTCAGAACCTAGAATCTGAAATTGTTCTGAAGTCTGATGGTGGGATCTCTTCGTTGGCGAAAAGAACTACTATTGTACAAGATCAGATACATCATTTAAGAAACTTTTTAGGGCAACCCGTCACTCAATCTTCAGTTGTGGGGTCATCATGTGCTACCACAACATCTATCCATTCTAGTTCAGTTCCAATGCTTAACCTGACAACTTTTTGCTCACGTACCCAAGAAGAAGGAGGTTCTCATGTGGCAAAAGAACCCCCCAGAGATTCTGATGTGAATCGTCAGTTGCTAAATCAAGGAGATATGTTGCAGCAAGGATTTTCTTCAAAGAAGGAAATGAGTAGAATGCTAGTTGATCAGGCAGCTCAGGCTTCTACCTCTGGTAATAATGCCCAACTGGAGGTTAATGAATTTGATTTGTCCAAAAGGCAAGAAGGAAGCTTGGTCACCCAAAATGAACTTTCAAAAGATTCTTTTCCTCAGAATGATAAGTCAATCAAAGGGCAAGAAATTGCAGGTTGTGTCACTAATATACAATCTCAGCCTCCATTGTCGAAAGACTTGAATTCAGATCTAAAGTTAGAGCCTTCTAAAGCAGAGAAGCAAGGGAAGGTTACAAGTAGTAAAGGAGCACCAGCACCTCGTAAACGAAGTTATGACCCTGACTTGTTTTTCAAAGTGAATGGAAAGCTGTATCAAAGGCTTGGGAAGATAGGCAGTGGAGGAAGCAGCGAGGTCCACAAAGTCATTTCATCAGATTGTACAATATACGCGCTCAAGAAAATCAAGCTCAAAGGTCGTGACTATGCTAGTGCATATGGGTTTTGTCAGGAAATTGAATATCTAAACAGGTTGAAGGGAAAGAACCACATTATCAACTTAATAGACTACGAG GTAACAGATAAGAATCTGCTCCGAGAAGTGATGAATGGCTGCATGTCAAATAAAGATGGCAGAGTCAAGGATGATGGCTATCTGTATATGGTACTTGAATATGGAGAAATTGATTTGGCTCACATGCTATCCCAGAAATGGAAGGAAATGGATATTTCCAATCAGACTATAGATGAGAACTGGCTACGATTTTACTGGCAG CAAATACTTCAAGCTGTCAACACTATACATGAGGAACGAATTGTGCACTCCGACTTAAAGCCAGCTAATTTTCTTCTTGTAAAAGGCTCTCTAAAACTTATTGATTTTGGTATTGCCAAAGCCATAATGAGtgatacaaccaatattcaaagGGATTCACAG GTGGGAACCCTGAGTTACATGTCTCCTGAAGCATTCATGTGCAATGAGAGTGATGCAAATGGAAACACCATAAAGTGTGGCCGACCTTCCGATATTTGGTCCCTTGGGTGCATACTTTATCAAATGGTTTATGGGAGGACGCCTTTTGCTGATTACAAGACTTTCTGGTCCAAGTTTAAAGTTATAACTGATCCAAACCATGAGATTTCATATGAACCAGTTTCTAACCCGTGGCTTCTTGATATCATGAAGAAATGTCTTGTATGGGACCGTAACAAGAGGTGGCGGATCCCTGTGCTACTTCAACACCCTTTTCTTGTTCCCCCAGTCCCTCCCCAACCATCTTTGGCTCAAGACCAAAGCTGTCAACTGCTTGAACTTATAGCCAAAGCATGTTCCAACAATCAAGATGCTTCCATGTTATGCTCTCGGCTCACTCGGCTACTTAAAGACCCGATGTCACAGGTAACATCCGAATCACTAACATCGCTAGAACAACAATGCAAGTTGCTATCTCAAATGTCAAAGCTCTGTTTTCAGCTCCAGGAACATCTAAGCCAATCAGGGTAA